In the genome of Metabacillus litoralis, the window TCCTTATCTAAATCGCGTAATGTCTGATACAAATCTCCTTCATCGGTGTTTCTATAAGATAAAACTCCACTGTCGAAATTAAATGCTATTGTTTTATCATCTCCTGTTTCAAATAGTAAAGTAAGACCATTTTTATTATCAATTAGACTTTGTAAATAAATCCTCTTAGGGAAACTATGTACTGGTTCCCATCTTTCCCAAATCTCTTTCATACTTAAATTAACCTCACTCATTAACTTTTTTAATTATTTTATCACTCCATCTTGAAGTAAACTCCGTTACACCTCTTTACAATTACAATTTTATTCTAATTGATCTTCAGCAAAATGGCCTTAATGAAAAAGAGCACAAATTACTGTGCTCTTTTTCATTAAATATCTTTTTAAAAGTATTGATTATAGAACTGATGCCTTAGCTTTCCACTTAACTGAGCATAAACCCTGGTTGTTTCACTTTTTTCATGTCCAAGTAGACTTTGTATAACATCAAGTGGAGCACCATTATTCAACATATGTGTAGCATAGCTATGCCTAAGTTGATGGGGGTGAATCGTTTTATTAATTCCTGCACGATTGGATATTCTTTTTATAATATATCTCATTAAATCGATACTCATTCGATGCTGTGGCTTCCTTTCAGTAACAAATAACGCTTGATCAGTATCTACTCTTTCATCTAAGTACCTTTTTAGCCAAATATCACACTTTACATTAAAATACACTTCTCTTTCTTTATCACCTTTACCACGAACCACAACTGACTGGCTATGAAAATCTACATCATCACGATTAAGTTTTATAACCTCACCTATACGACATCCTGTAGAATACATAAACTCAAATAATGCCTTTTCCATTGAAGTAAGACAAGATTCCCGTAAGAGTTCAATTTCTTGTTCAGAAAGGAACTTAGGTATTCGTTTCCCTTGTTTCGGCTCTTTAATTTTAGTTGTGGATTCTTCACTATGATCCCTTCGCCATGAGCCCAATTAAATATGGATTTGAGAAATCTTATTCTATGTCCTAAGCTAGAAGGCTTTAAATGACTTCCTTTTTCAACCAGATATTCTTTCAATATATCCGTGGTAAAGTTAGTTATGTCCATATCACCAAAACATCTCATTAGCACATATAGTTGATATTTGTAATTTTGCATTGTAAGGACTGAATAACCTTCAATCCTTTTATCAGATTCATATTTTCTCCATGCTTCAGATAATAGCAATCTATCCACACTCCTACCATTTATTGAGTTTTTTAGAATTATGGACATTGATTACTAGTTTTATTCAACAAACGTGGAAATTAACATAAAAATAATTAATCATACACCTAATCTTTAAGGTTTAGATACAATTGTTGAATCTCTTATTTGATATTGCGCAAGTACAATACCCACCAAACAAATAGAAACATAAAACCTATCAAGGTAAAAATAGACCACATAGCACCTTGTTGTATCTGATTAACTAAATGTTCAAATTCGTTAATTCCTTCTGCTCTACCAATACTATTGACTAGCCAAATTATAGGAACTGAAAAAGTAATAAATATGGCTACAATGGACAAGCCCTTGTTAACCCTTTTTAGCACACTAAATATTGCAGCAACTAAAGTTATTAATAAAAATAAGTAGTATACTACCAAAAACCATGCAGGCAAGGTTTCCCAATTGTTCATTTTTCCCCTCCTTAGTCTTTGTTAACATTCAATCTGTAAACTATCCTTGAATTTTTTTCCTAATTTTAACATATAAACATAGTCAAAAACGTAAAATAAGCACCTTTCCTTGTTCCAGAAAGGCGCTTCTATTGTTGAAGATCATTTTATAAAGTAAACAAACCTAGAAAGGCATTTAGCCTACCAAAGTTTGTTATTTATTAGTTCAAAAAAGTCGGTAACTGTTTTAACCATTCTTCAAAGTTATTAGCTTCTTTATCTACATTAGTTTCTTCATGTGAATAATAGTAAACTCCTGAGTTTGGACACTCATTGGATAGAAGGCAGAAGTAATCACCATTACCTATACCATAAAATGGGATTAATTCTTCCTTCCATCCCCCCTGTTTCATTTCATAGTCATAGGTAAATTCAATAGTGTCATTTCCATTTGTATTTCCATTGGAAACATTTAAGATATCTCCTGGAAACGAATATTCAGACATTAATTCAATAAAAAATTTAAATTCAGATGGAAATAAACATCCAAACTTTTTTTCGATATTTTCCCAATCACTTGCCAAAGGAATATCTAAATTTCCTAATTCTTTATCTAATAAACCATCTAATAATTTTGCAATCTCATCTCTTGTCACTTACTTTTCCTCCTTTTAAATCCCTTCTCCTGGTAGTATATATCCTTTTCCTCTTTCTTTATAGTGTTCTCTAATCTCCTTTGCTCTTTGAGAAGGAGTTAACTGGGAAGGTTTTTCATGACGTGTATGATTTCCTCCACCTCTATGAGTTCTTTGCTCTAATTCATCTAATATCCCACCATTTTTAACAGGGACTTGTTGCCTATGGTGTGCTTCTATATTTTTATCACCATGGGTCATTTTAGTTGTTGGTCCTTTTCCTTGACGCATTCTTATGACTTCTTCAATTGTTTTTGGCTCATATCTTACAGGTGGAATAGACATAGGTGGGTCTGGATTTGGATAATTGGATGGGCTTAGCTTGGCATCACCCTTACCAACTTGCTTTTTCACAATGTTATTTATAGACTTTTTGATGAAAGTCTTTGGTCTCATTACATATTCTAGTATTGCTAAAGGTGTTCCTTCAAAAAAGGTATCTAATTCTTTTCCTCCACCTACTCTATCTGGTGGTATCTTATCTACCTTCTCACGAACATTCCCAAATACTCTGATAGTTAGACCATTTCCATATACATAATAGTCACCACTATATTCTTTCATTTCATCAATAACATTTACAATTTCTACAGGATCCTGTTGAATTGCTTCAAATTCTTCTTTTGTGAGTTTTACAGCTTCATGGTTTTCTCTATCTTCCACGACAGGTCTAGAACCAAACCTAATATACGTTAACAATGCATAATTCAATCGTTCATCTAATCTCAGCTCTAATCCAGTTACTGGATCAAATCCGTATCTGGCACGAAGTATATCATAATAACCAGAAAACTCAGCCAAATTAAACTCATCATGATTCCCATTAGCTTCGTATCTTGTATTGGTTTGGATTCCCATTTCCTCAAGCTCTTTATTTTTCAGCCGAAGGTAGGTATCCGTATGAAACTTTGCTCCTCCTTGAAGCTGATAGATTTCACTCGCACGAAAGGCTTTTGCATCAAAGGAAATGGGTTGTATTCTTACTCCTGTAGTAGTGGCATCTCGTAATGCCTGAAACAAGGCTTGTGCATTGTCCTGTTCATAGATGGAATACATATATTCATTGAGTAACTCTTGATCGACCCTCTCAACAACTTCTATTGTTTTTTCTCTATTCATTTGTGCATCTTCCAAGTTTACCTGAAAGTCTGAGGTGGAAAATACTTGTAAGGAAAGTATATCATTTATTTTTTGGAAGATGCTATTTAGTTCACTTCTATATTGATCGGCCATATCGGCCGCTTGTCTTTCACTTTTACTTAATTCATCTTCTAAAAAGCTGCTATGTACAACCGTATCTGCACCTAACTTTTCACTGACTAATTTATGCTTTACTCCTTCAAAAAACGCAATTTGACAATCTATTAATAAAAACAAGGCATCTATGACTTCCATATGAGCCTTATAAAACCCTTTTATCGCATCGGCACCTTGCCCGACAAATGAGTCTAGTTGGACAATCACTTGAAACGTTTTTTGTAAGGTTTCTAGCTGTGATCGTAGTTTTGCGTAATCATTTGATCGTTGATCCATCGTATCGACTAGCGACTGTGAATCAAGTACTCTCAAAACCTCACCTCATCTCCTCAACCGTTCATTCTCAATGCAATTGAATCATTGTACTTATTTCTAATACTCTTCACCCAAACCAGCACATCTTCAAGATACAATTCAGATAGCTATTTGTTTACATACTTATGCATTATAAATGAACGATTTAGGAAAAATAAGGTAAAAATTAACTAAATTGTAAAAGTAACCCTACTATATTCCTGAATAAAAATACTCAATAATCACAATAATTTTACTATAAGACGCATATGTTATATTCAAGAACAGCGCTTCTATTCGGAAGATCGCACTTGAACTAAAGCTCCCGTTCGTGAAGTATCACTATTCCTTTAATTAAAGTTTTCATTGTAAATTTGTATCCATTTCTTTCGTTTCAGAAATAAGGCTGTAATCAAAACGGCTTCACCTACAACTAATAAACCGATACCTAACACTAACCCTCCAAAAAATAGAAATTCATTTACACCCCAAGCGAAGAAGAACCAGCCTATGATTGCACATACACCTAATGCTAAGTTAATTGTTCCTGCAATTAAGGTTTGGGGTAAAAACAATCCTGTTTTTCTAATCATAGTCGAACCATATTTAAAACTTACAAAAGTCGCTACAATCATATAAATAATATATATAGTCATCGCAATATCTATTTCATTCATATACCCCACTCCTTTTTTTAGATTTTACCATATAAATCCATAATTCTTATTAAAGATTACTGCTTCGTTAACGCAATAAGAAAATGCGTCTAGCTATTTAGTTTAATTTAGGTCATGATTATGCCAAAATTTCGTTTCAACTTAGTTTTAATGAAATATTTAATGTTCTCAAGATTTAACCTCGATATTTAATTCAGCTACTGAATATAATACTGCTTTTCCGGCCATCTTTACTCGAGTATCCTTATGTTTACAATAAAGAGTTCCACCTCTACTTGATAATTGTCTAGCAACCATTTCCTTTTTTTCTAGCCTCTTTGCCCAAAACGGAATTAAGCTACAGTGTAAGGAACCTGTTACGGGATCTTCATTTACTTTTAGCTTAGGGAAAAAACCTCGGGAGACAAAATCATAATCACTTCCTTCGGCCGTAACACAAACACCCAATCCTTCCGGCAATGCTTCTAATATGGCAAAGTCAGGGGATACGTTTCTAACTTCTTCCTCGGACTCTAGTATGAATAATAGATCTCTATTTAGGTATGTTTCTTTTGGTACAATTCCCAAAGCGTTAATCATTTGGTCAGTAGCAGAAATTTCTTCTGAAAGAACGGAAGGGAAATCCAGTTCATACAAATCATCTTGTTTCTTTACAGTTAACTTTCCACTGATTGTATTGAACTTTACACTCTCTAATTGCATTTCATAGTAATTTAGAATGATAAATGCTGTTGCTAACGTTGCGTGCCCACAAAGGTTAATCTCTCCTCCAGGTGTAAACCATCTCAGCCCATAATGTGCTCCTTCTTTTACTGTAAATGCTGTTTCCGATAGGTTATTCTCAATTGCTATACTCTGCATAAGTTCATCTGAAATCCATTCATCCATAAGACATACTCCCGCTGGATTTCCTTCAAAAACCTTATCTGCAAAAGCATCGACTACAAAGTATTTCATTTCATTTCCCTCCAAGTGTTATAATGTGTTTGCTAAATTAATGGTAGTTTATACCTGTTTATATATAACACTCAACGCTCGAGTATAACACTTAAAGGAGAAAAATCATGCATATTGAAATTCAACGTAATTCTGACGTTTCAATAACGAAACAAATATACCTTTCGATTCTCGACCATATCCGTTCAGATCTCTTAGAAGAAGAGCTACAATTACCTTCTGTACGCGAACTCTCAAAACAACTTGGAGTAAGTTTAGTTACTGTAGTAAAGGCCTATCAAAAGCTAGAACAAGAGGGATTTATAACTTCAGTTCAAGGGAAAGGAACGTTTATTAGGAAGACGAAAATGGAAGAAACAAGTAAAGAAGGAACTCATTCATATGATTGGCAACTTTCTGTTCAGGATTATTTACCTAGGTCTCAATTTGCTCGTTTTCACCAAGTCCCTGAAAAAATCCATCTTTCGTCTTCAATGATAGATCCTGGTCTTCTACCAAATCGATACTTAGAGCAAGAAATTCACAAGATGCTTTCTGAAAACCCAAAAGTTCTCTCACAGTACGGAGAAATCCAAGGAGATAAAGCGCTTAGGCAAGCAATGGTTGAGTATTTACAGAGGATGGATCTACCAACCTCTCCTGATAATATTTTAGTTACTAGTGGTTCACAACAAGGAATTGACCTAATTGCTCGTACTTTTGTAGGTCCAGGTGATGTAGTAGTCATGGAAGCCCCAACTTATCCAGGAGCTATTGATGTGTTTCGTGGGAGAGGTGCTACTATTCTTACCGTTGCTGTTGATAGCGATGGAATGAGAGTAGATTTACTCCAAAATTTGTTTGATAAATATAGTCCAAAAATCATTTATACAGTACCTACGTTCCATAATCCCACTGGTGCTATCATGCCCACCAAACGCCGAAGACAAATTCTTGAAATTGCTAAAAGTACGCAGTGTTTAGTGATTGAGGATGACCCATGTAGTGAAATATATTTTGAAAGAAAGCCTCCAGCATCAATGAAAAGTCTAGACAAAGACGGTCATGTTATTTACTTGAAAGGCTTAAGCAAAATATTAGCTCCAGGTTGTAGAATTGGAATATTAGCTGCTTCTGGTTCTATATTCAGACGTTTATTAGCTGCGAAGGCGAATACCGACTTAGGTAGTCCTTTACTTACCCAAAAAGCAATCATTCCATTTATTACTTCAAAAAGAATGATGGATCATCTAAAGAAATTAAGAACAGCTCTAAAGATAAGGCGCGATCTTGTTCTGGCAATTCTCACACTACATTCTCCTGAAGAAGTTTCTTGGTTCATACCAGAAGGAGGATTAAACATATGGCTAACTCTTCCTTCTTGGATTAATACAGATCACTTCTTAATGGAAGCTAAAAAAGAACAAATTACTTTTTTACCTGGCTCAGCTTGTTACCCTACCGAGCAGGAAAATCATCATTTACGATTAAGCTTTTCTTATGTGAATGAACAGCAATTAAGACAAGGGGTGACAACTATTTGTAACCTGCTTCAATCCGCAATTGATTTAAAAACAAGTCAGGATAGCTCATCACATTTTTGATAACAAGTCTAATTTGATTGTTACTGTTCTAAAAAATAAAACTCCAGTTTTTAGTTTTATTAAAGGTCAAGAAAACAATGGAAGTCTTTTATAACGAATTTTTCTATGTAATGTTACACATTATAAAGGATAAAACAAGAAGGATAGGGAGAGCAGTGAACATATCTGCTTTACCTATCCTTTTCTGTGCTACAAATGACCTCATTCACCAAAACAATCGACCTTGGGTGTTGCGCGCTTTTATTGTTGAAGATCGACATAAATAAAATTAACTAGTTAACTGTCCTTTTGCCTGAACACCCTACAATAATATGAATAAAAAACACCCCCTTATCTATTTCATGAAAATAAACAAGGGGAAGAATACATTACTTAAACAAGTGGTTTGTCAGTATCATATTTCTCTTTTTCCTTATAGAATACAATGTTACCTTTTTTTAGTTTCATTGATTTAATATCAAACCAAAGCTGCGACGCAATAAATAATGAAGAGTACGTTCCAGCTATTAATCCAATTAATAAAGCCAATGAAAAACCACTAATGGATTCACTTCCAAAAATATATAGGGCAAAAGCAGTCATTAATACGGTTAAAACAGTATTAATCGAACGAGATAGTGTTTGTTGTAAACTTATATTTACAATTGATTGCAGCTCTTGTACAGAATTGATTAATTTAACCTCCCTTAAATGTTCTTTAATTCTGTCAAAAGTCACAATTGTATCATTGATCGAGTACCCAATAATTGTGAGAACTGCTGCTATAAAATATAAATTTACTTCTACTTGTAAAAAACTAAACACAAATATCGTTAGTAAAGCATCGTGAAATAAAGCGACAACGGCTGTTAATGCAAAACTTAGCTCATATCGAATAGTCAAATATATAACTATCCCAAATGATGCTACTATTATTGCCTTTATAGCATTTTTCACTAATTCGTTTCCAACTATTGGTGACACTACATTAACATTAGGTTCTGAACCATATTCACTTTTGAAAGTATCTTTAATCTTTTCTACCTCACTCTGATTTATATCACCCTTAATTACGGCAACTCCTATATTGTCTTTCTTTCCTGAAATTGTAATATCTGGATCGTAATTTAAATTCCTAAATTCCGTTTTTAATCTATTTGTATCCATTGTATTATCTGAAATTACTTCGACTCTCGTGCCACTGGTAAAGTCTATACCTAAGTTAAGACCATTTAAAATAAATGAAAATATACCTATCGAAAAAACAAGCAGCGAAATACTGTAGAAAAACTTTCGGTATTTTACAAAGTCCAGTTTTCTTTTAGAATTTGTTACATACTGACTTGCTCTAACATTTAATATTTCGAGTCGTTTTAATGCCACTCCAAGTATTAAAACTTTCCCCTTTAAAATATTGCTTTTTAAGAGAAGCCCCAATAAGATTCTAGAACCCCATACGGCTGTTAAAAAGCTTATTAGTATACTAATAATTAACATTGTCGCAAAACCTTTTACACCACTTGTTCCAAAAGTAAATAGTACTAATCCAACCAATATAGTAGTTAAATTTGCATCTAGGATTGTAATAAAGGCTCTTCGAGTTCCTGCACGGAATGCATTTTCAAGGCTTTTCCCTACTGCTAATTCATCTTTCATTCTTTCGAACGTAATAATATTAGCATCTACCGCCATACCAACACCTAAAATTAAAGCAGCTATTCCAGGTAATGTTAATACACCATTCATCCAATCAAAAATCAAAAGAATCATGTAAATATAGGCACATAAAGTAAATGTTGAAATTAAACCAGAAATCCCATAATAACCTACCATGAATAGAAATACTAAACTTATTCCTATTATTCCAGCTAATATCGTTTTGCTTAATGCATCATCCCCAAAATGTGCACCAACTGACTGTGAATAAATCTCTGATAATTTTACTGGTAAACTTCCCGCATTTAACATTGATGCTAATTCATTAGCTTCTTTTAATGTAAAATCACCTTCGATTATTACATTGTCATCTGATAGTGTTTCCTTAACTTGAGGTGCCGAGATTATACGCTGTTTTTGTTTGGGCTTTTGTTGTTCTTCCTTAAAATTTAATCCATCTTCATAATCCAACCAAATGGCAAGTATATTGTTCGGGTAAACATTATTGGACAAATCACTAGTTATATCCTTAAATTTATTTGGATCCTTTAATTTAATACTCACAATTGGTTTATTAAATTGATCAAAAGAGAGCTTAGCTGATTCAATTTCGCTTCCATCTAACATTAGTTGATCATTTATATCTCTAAAAGTTAAATGAGCTTCTGTTGACAACATCCTTCTGGCAGATGCCTGATCTTTAACACCTGCTAGTTGCACACGGATTCGGTCTGAACCCTCAGCTTGTATATTTGGTTCAGATACCCCTAAAACATTTACACGATTATTTAAAGCACTTATAGTGTTCTTTAAAACATCTTCATCAATATCATCATATTTATTAATAGGTTCAACCTTATATAAAACCTCAAAGCCACCCTGTAAATCCAATCCAAGTTTTAAACGGTTTAATACTTGGTCAGATGTTGTTCCTATGGCTAATCCTAACGCTATAATTATTAAAAATAACCATATTACTTTTGTGAGTTTCAATTAGTTTCCTCCTAATCCAAATTAGAATCTATGATTGATTAAATTTGGATTATAGAAAAACCTAGATTTGTATTTGATAGGGGTTAGGAGCTCCTTTAACTTTTCATAGTAGATATGTAATTGAAAAAAACGATTTATTTTTATTACATAACAATAAATCACAAGTGTTATTAGGATATTAAAATAAATTTGGGGAAAATTCAGCTTATCATTTGGAGAATTAATTGTGAATGTATTAATTTGATCAAATATTGTATTTGTTGAAAACTCTGTTTTAATTTGATCGTTGTATTCTTTAGGATTATGAAGAGCAGACCACTGGTTTGTTGATAAAAACATTACTAAAATAAGGAGAATCTTCACTATATTGTACATAAGATTATCCTCCCATTAAATTAGTATCTATCAATTATAACTCAACTCAAATTTTTTAGTAAGTAATTACAAGGATAATTATTCCAAACTAACTAAAATTTGTATCGAATCAATTTAAAATCCGAGTGTATCCTAAGTTTCTTAATGCATATCTCACTCTATAATTTCAGCTACACTCCTAAGAAAATTAGCTGGGTTTTAATATTATATCTAATTATTTTATTTATACATTCATTACTAGTTTTATTCAACAAATGCGAAAAAACAAAACACCTTTCGTTGTTCAGAAAGGCGCTTTTATTGTGGAAGATCAATCTAAAATATTCAATCCCTATTTATGTTACAGCACACTCTGTGGAATTTCATTTCAACTTTTCTAAGATGGTTGAACGATTATTCTAGTTGTAAATCATGACGATTAAACAAAGAAAGAACATCCGAAAGCTCCATTTTCTCTATTTAAAGGATTCTTTTTTTATTGAGATGCTCTTTGTTGCGTTTGGAATTGTTATTATTAATAAAAGAAAGATAAGAGACGGACTTGTATTAAATGCCCCTCTTCTGTAGTTAATGATTGATTTTGTATATATAAATAAAAGGGTCGTAGCAGCAACCCTCTTTTCTCTACTTCTTTAGCTCGATTACTAAAAATTGCATCTAATAATTAACTATGTTTCTAGTTATTAAGTTGCTTATCATTAACGTACATTAGATAATTTTCTGCTTCAGTAAACTTTTCTCTTAAATTATTTGGAATCTTATCTGTATCTTCTGGATTTTTCATTCCACTTTGCGCCATTATTTGTTCGTATGTTATCAGAGTATTTATGTAATGATCATATTCTGAAGCAGTCAAAACCTCTACACTTAATTCTTGCTCGTTTAACTTATCAAAGTAAGGTTGAATTTGATATAGCACGTCCCTTAAACTGTACATTTCTGAAATTGGGATTTGAGAGTAATCGATATTACCATACCCATTTCCATATTTAAGTTTAGCAGTAGTAATCTTTGTTAATAAATCTTTAAAATGAAGGTATTCTTCTTTTTCTAACTCTCCTTGTGCCTGTGATATCTTTGCATCCAGAAGCAAATATCCTTCCATAGTAGCACTTGATATATGCTTTTTAATATTTTCAAACGAACCATAAAATTGATCAGCAAGAAATGATTGGTAAGCCCAAGCACTAGTTGGAATTATGAGTAAAATTGCAATAGCACAAGTAACTAAATTTCCCCTTAGAATATCTGTTACTTTGCTTACCAGTGATTTTTTATATAATTTTTCCTTATAAGGGATACTAAATATAATATTGTCATCAAAATCGTACTCTTGTGCTATTTTATTCAGGGTATTCCTAATTTTTTGTTCCATAACTTCCACCGCCTATCCCCATATATTCTTCATAACTCAATAAGTTCCTTAATTTCTGTCTAGCTTTATAGAGTCTAGATTTTACCGTCCCTTCACTAATATCCAGCATTTTACTTATCTCTGTAATAGATAAATCTTGAAAATAATAAAGAATGATAACAATTCTTAATTTTACGCTTAATTGATTTATACATTGATATATTTCCTTAGTCTCTTCATCAATAATATTCCTAATTTCTGGAGTTTCATTGTTTGTTACCCCATTTTTCTTTGAAAAGTAAGCTATATATTTCTTCTTTCTCAACATTTTTATTGAACAATTGACCACAATTTTGTTAAACCATGTTTTAAATGATGCTTTACTAGGATCATACCGACCAATAGATTTATAAGCTTCAAACAAGGCTTCTTGAACTGCATCTTGTGCCATCCCATAATCATATAAAAATAAATAAGCTGTCCTTCTTGATTGTAAAATATAAGGTTTAAATAACTCATTAAATGCTATTTCATCTCCTGATTTTATACGTTTTATTAAAGCTCTCTCATTCAATAAATTCACCTCCTGTTTTTTTATTTCAATACCTTATTACCATTTCATAGCAAATTGGTTCACTTTTTCGTTAAGCTTTATCATATTTTTTAATTATTTTGTCTATGTTCTGCTTAAACTAAATTAAGCACCTTTCCCTAGTTCCAGAAAGGCGCTTTTATTGTTGAAGATTGTTATTGAATTAACGCACCCGTTACTTACCAGAATATCAAATTAACTCACAATTACTCCCGTTTCTTTAACCATTGTTTTACTTTTTTATCCATCTCTTTTTGTAACCCCCCTATATTCCCACTTTCTTGTTTAGCCAATTTTAAGTATTTTTTAGGAAACATTTTTTCTAGAGAGGACTGATATAAACTACCGTCTTGTGGTTCAATGTATTCAATAACAGAATAATTTTCTTCTTTTTTACTTAATTGAATTACGGCAGGTAATGAATGACCAGATTGTTCTTCTATTCCAGTAGATTTATTAAAACCAGCATAAAAAGACCACATATAGACGCTTATGACCCCATCCA includes:
- a CDS encoding PhzF family phenazine biosynthesis protein, whose product is MKYFVVDAFADKVFEGNPAGVCLMDEWISDELMQSIAIENNLSETAFTVKEGAHYGLRWFTPGGEINLCGHATLATAFIILNYYEMQLESVKFNTISGKLTVKKQDDLYELDFPSVLSEEISATDQMINALGIVPKETYLNRDLLFILESEEEVRNVSPDFAILEALPEGLGVCVTAEGSDYDFVSRGFFPKLKVNEDPVTGSLHCSLIPFWAKRLEKKEMVARQLSSRGGTLYCKHKDTRVKMAGKAVLYSVAELNIEVKS
- a CDS encoding T7SS effector LXG polymorphic toxin, encoding MRVLDSQSLVDTMDQRSNDYAKLRSQLETLQKTFQVIVQLDSFVGQGADAIKGFYKAHMEVIDALFLLIDCQIAFFEGVKHKLVSEKLGADTVVHSSFLEDELSKSERQAADMADQYRSELNSIFQKINDILSLQVFSTSDFQVNLEDAQMNREKTIEVVERVDQELLNEYMYSIYEQDNAQALFQALRDATTTGVRIQPISFDAKAFRASEIYQLQGGAKFHTDTYLRLKNKELEEMGIQTNTRYEANGNHDEFNLAEFSGYYDILRARYGFDPVTGLELRLDERLNYALLTYIRFGSRPVVEDRENHEAVKLTKEEFEAIQQDPVEIVNVIDEMKEYSGDYYVYGNGLTIRVFGNVREKVDKIPPDRVGGGKELDTFFEGTPLAILEYVMRPKTFIKKSINNIVKKQVGKGDAKLSPSNYPNPDPPMSIPPVRYEPKTIEEVIRMRQGKGPTTKMTHGDKNIEAHHRQQVPVKNGGILDELEQRTHRGGGNHTRHEKPSQLTPSQRAKEIREHYKERGKGYILPGEGI
- the pdxR gene encoding MocR-like pyridoxine biosynthesis transcription factor PdxR, with the translated sequence MHIEIQRNSDVSITKQIYLSILDHIRSDLLEEELQLPSVRELSKQLGVSLVTVVKAYQKLEQEGFITSVQGKGTFIRKTKMEETSKEGTHSYDWQLSVQDYLPRSQFARFHQVPEKIHLSSSMIDPGLLPNRYLEQEIHKMLSENPKVLSQYGEIQGDKALRQAMVEYLQRMDLPTSPDNILVTSGSQQGIDLIARTFVGPGDVVVMEAPTYPGAIDVFRGRGATILTVAVDSDGMRVDLLQNLFDKYSPKIIYTVPTFHNPTGAIMPTKRRRQILEIAKSTQCLVIEDDPCSEIYFERKPPASMKSLDKDGHVIYLKGLSKILAPGCRIGILAASGSIFRRLLAAKANTDLGSPLLTQKAIIPFITSKRMMDHLKKLRTALKIRRDLVLAILTLHSPEEVSWFIPEGGLNIWLTLPSWINTDHFLMEAKKEQITFLPGSACYPTEQENHHLRLSFSYVNEQQLRQGVTTICNLLQSAIDLKTSQDSSSHF
- a CDS encoding SMI1/KNR4 family protein, which encodes MTRDEIAKLLDGLLDKELGNLDIPLASDWENIEKKFGCLFPSEFKFFIELMSEYSFPGDILNVSNGNTNGNDTIEFTYDYEMKQGGWKEELIPFYGIGNGDYFCLLSNECPNSGVYYYSHEETNVDKEANNFEEWLKQLPTFLN
- a CDS encoding RNA polymerase sigma factor, producing the protein MNERALIKRIKSGDEIAFNELFKPYILQSRRTAYLFLYDYGMAQDAVQEALFEAYKSIGRYDPSKASFKTWFNKIVVNCSIKMLRKKKYIAYFSKKNGVTNNETPEIRNIIDEETKEIYQCINQLSVKLRIVIILYYFQDLSITEISKMLDISEGTVKSRLYKARQKLRNLLSYEEYMGIGGGSYGTKN
- a CDS encoding DUF3600 domain-containing protein, coding for MEQKIRNTLNKIAQEYDFDDNIIFSIPYKEKLYKKSLVSKVTDILRGNLVTCAIAILLIIPTSAWAYQSFLADQFYGSFENIKKHISSATMEGYLLLDAKISQAQGELEKEEYLHFKDLLTKITTAKLKYGNGYGNIDYSQIPISEMYSLRDVLYQIQPYFDKLNEQELSVEVLTASEYDHYINTLITYEQIMAQSGMKNPEDTDKIPNNLREKFTEAENYLMYVNDKQLNN
- the secD gene encoding protein translocase subunit SecD, whose amino-acid sequence is MKLTKVIWLFLIIIALGLAIGTTSDQVLNRLKLGLDLQGGFEVLYKVEPINKYDDIDEDVLKNTISALNNRVNVLGVSEPNIQAEGSDRIRVQLAGVKDQASARRMLSTEAHLTFRDINDQLMLDGSEIESAKLSFDQFNKPIVSIKLKDPNKFKDITSDLSNNVYPNNILAIWLDYEDGLNFKEEQQKPKQKQRIISAPQVKETLSDDNVIIEGDFTLKEANELASMLNAGSLPVKLSEIYSQSVGAHFGDDALSKTILAGIIGISLVFLFMVGYYGISGLISTFTLCAYIYMILLIFDWMNGVLTLPGIAALILGVGMAVDANIITFERMKDELAVGKSLENAFRAGTRRAFITILDANLTTILVGLVLFTFGTSGVKGFATMLIISILISFLTAVWGSRILLGLLLKSNILKGKVLILGVALKRLEILNVRASQYVTNSKRKLDFVKYRKFFYSISLLVFSIGIFSFILNGLNLGIDFTSGTRVEVISDNTMDTNRLKTEFRNLNYDPDITISGKKDNIGVAVIKGDINQSEVEKIKDTFKSEYGSEPNVNVVSPIVGNELVKNAIKAIIVASFGIVIYLTIRYELSFALTAVVALFHDALLTIFVFSFLQVEVNLYFIAAVLTIIGYSINDTIVTFDRIKEHLREVKLINSVQELQSIVNISLQQTLSRSINTVLTVLMTAFALYIFGSESISGFSLALLIGLIAGTYSSLFIASQLWFDIKSMKLKKGNIVFYKEKEKYDTDKPLV